The Neorhodopirellula lusitana DNA window AACGAGTCACGAAAATGACGGAAGGTGGCTTCGTTGCCAGCTAAGAATCGGGACTCCGTTAGCGAGGTGTAGATCTTAGGATCGGTCCAGGCCAACGAGCAAGCTTCGGACGGGGTGCGAACTGAAAAGCCAACATCCATACTGGCGTCGGTAAGATCGCGAACTAAGCTGCCGGCGACTGGGGCGGCGGCTGACGCCATGGTTCGAGGGGTCAGCAGCATGAGGTCTGCGTCGCTGTACGGCGACAGATCACAACGACCGTAGCCGCTATGGGCAACCAGCGTGAGACGATCTAGATGTTGACGCTTGGCACCATTTTTGAATGCGTTTTCAAGCGACTGCTGGAAAACGTCGTTAACGACCTGATCGTACAGTTCCGTTAACGCGTTTGCTGTTTGAACGCTGGGCAGCCCCGCACGAAATCGGTCTTCGATTCTCGACCGGCCTTCGGCGAGTTGGTCGCGATGGCGGAAGGCAGTCGAGGTGAGCGAGTTGGGGATTGCCACAGCGAACTATTAGCTGAAGGAGATCGGAAGAGGCGTGACTAGAGAGCCTCTTCGCCTCGCTCGCCGGTACGAATTCGGACGGAGTCTTCTAGATTAGTTACAAAAATCTTACCGTCACCGATTTGTCCGGTTTGGGCTGTTTGTAGAATCGTATCGATTACGGTTTGCAGATTGTCAGTGGTGCAAACGACTTCGATTTTCACTTTCGGCACAAAGTCAATCGCGTATTCGGTTCCGCGATAGATTTCGGTGTGTCCTTTTTGACGGCCAAACCCGCGAACTTCACTGACCGTCATCCCGTGGATGCCTTGTTCAGTCAACGCGTTTTTCACGTCTTCGAGCTTGAAATGGCGAACGATGGCTTCGACTTTTTTCACGGCACAAGGCTCCGGATGGAAAAACAGAAGGATTGAGAGGGTGCGATCACTTTACCGGCACCACGGTTATTCTACAGCTGACAGAGACATTCTACAGGGGTGGCTTTTGCCAGGGTTGATCGGGCACGTCGAGTGATTGATTGACGTCGCGTGAGACGACGAACAGCCAGTCGCTCAACCGATTCAAGTAAACAATCAATTCGTTACTGATTGGCGTCTCGGATTGAACTGAGTCCGCTAGCGTAATCACTCGCCGCTCCGCTCGCCGGCAAACGGCCCTGGCGAGGTGGATTTGGGAGGCGACGGCGGAACCGCCAGGAAGGATGAATTGTTTTAACGGTGGTAATCTTGCCTCCGCATCATCAATCCAGGACTCCATCCGGACAATATGTGCGTCGCCGATCACACGCAAATCGAATTGGTCGGGGTGTGGCGAGGCGA harbors:
- a CDS encoding P-II family nitrogen regulator, whose amino-acid sequence is MKKVEAIVRHFKLEDVKNALTEQGIHGMTVSEVRGFGRQKGHTEIYRGTEYAIDFVPKVKIEVVCTTDNLQTVIDTILQTAQTGQIGDGKIFVTNLEDSVRIRTGERGEEAL
- a CDS encoding cob(I)yrinic acid a,c-diamide adenosyltransferase — encoded protein: MKIYTRTGDSGTTGLFGGPRVAKDDTRIETYGTVDELNAIFGCVRSSIAEATASNQLADGDSSTAEKILGALDAQIVQIQHELFSIGAELASPHPDQFDLRVIGDAHIVRMESWIDDAEARLPPLKQFILPGGSAVASQIHLARAVCRRAERRVITLADSVQSETPISNELIVYLNRLSDWLFVVSRDVNQSLDVPDQPWQKPPL